One stretch of Balneola sp. MJW-20 DNA includes these proteins:
- a CDS encoding DUF4856 domain-containing protein yields the protein MRVKSFFLTTISAFLFISCDVTNSGDTTSIPTPSVYEFSRNGSSTVSFTGQTTRIEMGEELIAALKDFDNTTTELLFQMYRNESSGGDDVNPFSSTKLNSSAKNIKGKVAASVDLFSGESVASAEIKNDFEEWMEKQVNEVFPNENTLAEPGVAGQIAEGTVTRYINAQGLEYDQMVNKGLIGALMTDQILNNYLSPAKLDEGTNVQENDQKVLVEGQNYTLMEHYWDEAYGYVYGTSQDPSNPNATIGSDDSFLNKYLGRLEGDEDFAGTSQEIFNAFALGRAAIVAGDYDLRDRQADILRQKISEVIGIRAVFYLLTAQDLLSQPSPDLGAAFHDLSEAYGFIYSLQFTRRPGTNSPYVSRTQVNSYLSLLTEGNGLWDVDPEALGNMAQQIADEFEFTTEQAAN from the coding sequence ATGAGAGTAAAATCGTTCTTTTTGACAACTATATCGGCGTTCCTTTTCATTTCATGCGACGTCACCAATTCGGGCGATACAACAAGTATCCCAACTCCTTCTGTTTATGAATTTAGCAGAAATGGCAGCTCTACCGTCTCATTTACCGGACAAACTACCCGTATTGAAATGGGCGAAGAACTAATAGCAGCTCTGAAAGATTTTGACAACACCACTACAGAACTACTGTTTCAAATGTACCGGAATGAAAGCTCCGGTGGAGATGATGTCAACCCTTTCTCCTCAACAAAACTAAATTCTTCAGCAAAAAATATTAAAGGTAAAGTTGCAGCATCTGTGGACCTTTTCTCCGGTGAATCAGTGGCTAGCGCCGAGATCAAAAATGATTTCGAAGAATGGATGGAAAAGCAGGTGAATGAAGTTTTTCCGAATGAAAATACCCTGGCAGAGCCGGGTGTAGCGGGACAAATCGCTGAAGGAACCGTTACCCGCTATATCAATGCACAAGGTCTTGAATACGATCAGATGGTCAACAAAGGACTCATTGGAGCATTGATGACCGATCAGATCCTGAACAACTACCTGAGTCCGGCCAAACTGGACGAAGGCACCAATGTCCAGGAAAACGACCAAAAAGTACTGGTAGAGGGCCAAAATTATACCCTTATGGAGCATTATTGGGACGAAGCATATGGATATGTTTACGGAACCTCACAAGACCCTTCCAACCCGAACGCAACGATCGGCAGTGATGACAGCTTTCTGAATAAGTATCTTGGCCGACTTGAGGGAGATGAAGACTTCGCAGGCACCTCTCAGGAGATCTTTAATGCATTCGCTCTGGGGCGTGCTGCCATCGTTGCCGGTGATTACGATCTTAGAGACCGACAGGCAGATATTCTCCGACAGAAGATCTCAGAAGTGATCGGAATCCGTGCCGTGTTTTACTTGTTAACTGCACAGGATCTGCTTTCACAGCCATCTCCTGACCTTGGCGCTGCATTCCATGATCTTTCAGAAGCTTATGGTTTCATTTACAGCCTGCAGTTTACCCGCAGACCGGGAACTAATTCACCCTATGTGAGCAGGACCCAGGTTAATTCCTATTTATCTTTATTGACTGAAGGCAATGGACTTTGGGATGTTGACCCTGAAGCACTGGGCAATATGGCTCAGCAGATAGCGGATGAATTCGAGTTCACAACCGAACAGGCAGCAAACTAA
- a CDS encoding TolB family protein yields MKSILPIVISALIFSACGQEPAESTYDPAADSLKYEQEVHLRNIRQLTFGGDNAEAYWSYDDSKLIFQSNNPEWGVGCDQIFYMDVTAPADSGVTPPMISTGNGRTTCSYFLPGDETFVYSSTHEGSLECPEEPTRGAGGAYAWPVYDTYDIYKADLNGQIIDTLTNTPGYDAEPTVSPDGSKIVFTSTRTGDLELFIMDTDGSNVRQITDELGYDGGAFFSPDGQKLVFRASRPETEEEIAKYKELLSQGLVEPTNMELFTVNIDGTEMKQITDLGNANWAPYFHPSGEKIIFSSNHMSQRGFPFNLFMINADGTGLEQVTFDGMFDSFPMFSRDGKKIVFSSNRFNGGTRSTNIFIADWVD; encoded by the coding sequence ATGAAGAGCATTCTACCTATTGTAATTTCTGCACTGATATTTTCTGCCTGCGGACAGGAACCAGCTGAGAGCACCTATGATCCGGCAGCAGACAGCCTTAAATACGAACAAGAAGTGCACCTGCGTAATATTCGCCAACTTACTTTTGGGGGTGATAATGCAGAAGCCTACTGGAGTTATGATGACTCTAAACTGATCTTTCAGTCAAACAATCCTGAATGGGGTGTGGGCTGTGACCAGATCTTCTATATGGATGTGACCGCGCCGGCAGACTCTGGAGTCACTCCACCCATGATCAGTACCGGAAACGGCCGGACCACCTGTTCATACTTTTTACCGGGTGATGAGACTTTTGTCTATTCCTCCACGCATGAAGGCAGCCTTGAGTGTCCTGAAGAACCGACTCGCGGTGCAGGCGGTGCTTATGCATGGCCGGTATATGACACTTATGACATTTACAAAGCAGACCTCAACGGGCAGATCATTGATACCCTTACTAATACTCCCGGTTATGATGCCGAGCCTACCGTATCCCCTGATGGTTCCAAGATCGTATTTACGTCAACAAGAACCGGAGACCTCGAGCTGTTCATAATGGATACCGATGGTTCAAATGTTCGCCAGATCACCGATGAACTGGGCTATGATGGAGGAGCATTTTTCTCTCCGGACGGACAAAAACTGGTCTTCCGTGCTTCGCGCCCAGAGACCGAAGAAGAGATCGCAAAATATAAAGAACTGCTTTCTCAGGGGCTGGTAGAGCCAACCAATATGGAGTTATTCACTGTAAATATTGATGGCACCGAAATGAAACAGATCACAGATCTGGGTAATGCCAACTGGGCTCCTTACTTTCATCCCTCAGGTGAGAAGATCATCTTTTCTTCCAACCATATGTCACAAAGAGGATTCCCCTTCAATCTTTTCATGATCAATGCTGACGGTACAGGTCTGGAACAGGTCACTTTCGATGGGATGTTCGACTCCTTTCCTATGTTCAGCCGGGACGGCAAAAAGATCGTCTTTTCATCCAATCGTTTTAACGGTGGTACCCGAAGTACCAATATTTTCATCGCCGACTGGGTGGATTAG
- a CDS encoding HTTM domain-containing protein produces MESTVHTYLSKKRNAAPLAVFRIFFGLLMFISILRFAMNGWIHKLYIEPSFFFSYLGFEWVRPLGDATYLIFIVCGLSALTVSVGYRYRWSIIIFFLSFTYIELMDKTTYLNHYYFVSILSFLMIFLPAQVYFSMDAYRDKTKRFELIPAWTIDSIKLLLGIVYVYAGLAKLNSDWLIEAMPLQIWLPAKYSLPLLGDLFQQVWTHYAFSWAGAIYDLTIPFLLLYRKTRPLAFVLVVIFHALTRILFPIGMFPYIMIVSALIFFDAGLHQRILDYISRLFNIQSQDFNNRRSFEFTNRWKRKTIHFTVGTFFLLQLLIPFRHLLYPGELFWTEEGFRFSWRVMLIEKAGYTDFKVVDPESGRRFYVDNTRFLTRFQEKQMSTQPDFILEYALFLEDYYQQQGITDPEIYVDSYVALNGRPSQPFIDPEADLTRFKPSLKHKNWILPFNDEIKGL; encoded by the coding sequence ATTGAAAGTACTGTACATACTTATTTAAGTAAGAAACGGAATGCAGCTCCTCTGGCTGTGTTCCGTATTTTTTTTGGGCTGCTGATGTTCATCAGTATCCTTCGCTTCGCTATGAACGGCTGGATACACAAACTGTATATAGAGCCTTCTTTCTTTTTCTCATACCTGGGCTTTGAGTGGGTCCGGCCACTGGGCGATGCGACCTATCTTATATTCATAGTTTGTGGATTATCTGCTCTTACCGTTAGCGTTGGTTATCGGTACCGATGGTCTATCATTATCTTCTTTTTATCCTTCACTTATATAGAGCTGATGGATAAGACCACCTACCTGAACCACTATTATTTTGTAAGTATCCTGAGCTTTCTGATGATCTTTCTTCCTGCACAGGTTTATTTTTCGATGGATGCATACCGTGATAAGACGAAACGATTTGAACTGATCCCTGCCTGGACCATCGATTCTATTAAATTACTTCTAGGCATCGTTTATGTGTATGCGGGACTCGCTAAACTCAACTCCGACTGGCTAATAGAAGCTATGCCGCTACAGATATGGCTCCCTGCCAAATACAGCCTTCCATTGCTGGGCGACCTTTTTCAGCAGGTCTGGACGCATTATGCTTTCAGCTGGGCTGGTGCGATTTATGATCTGACCATTCCCTTTTTGCTTTTATACCGAAAAACCCGTCCGCTCGCATTTGTGCTTGTCGTCATTTTCCATGCACTCACTCGCATCCTCTTTCCCATTGGGATGTTTCCCTATATTATGATCGTAAGTGCACTCATCTTCTTTGATGCCGGTCTGCATCAAAGAATTCTTGATTATATCTCGCGCTTGTTCAATATCCAGTCACAGGACTTCAATAACCGTCGTTCCTTCGAATTTACCAACCGCTGGAAAAGAAAGACCATACATTTCACAGTTGGCACCTTTTTTCTCCTTCAGCTACTGATTCCCTTTCGGCATCTTCTTTATCCCGGTGAATTATTCTGGACTGAAGAAGGTTTTCGCTTTTCCTGGAGGGTAATGCTGATCGAAAAAGCAGGATATACTGATTTTAAAGTCGTGGATCCTGAAAGTGGTCGCCGATTTTATGTAGATAACACCCGGTTTCTTACCCGCTTTCAGGAAAAACAGATGTCGACTCAGCCTGATTTTATTCTGGAATATGCCCTCTTTCTGGAGGACTACTATCAGCAGCAAGGGATCACCGATCCTGAGATCTACGTCGATAGTTATGTAGCACTGAACGGCAGACCCAGTCAGCCTTTCATTGACCCCGAAGCAGACCTGACCCGATTTAAACCCTCTCTGAAACATAAAAACTGGATCCTTCCATTTAATGATGAGATCAAAGGCCTTTAA
- a CDS encoding TonB-dependent receptor domain-containing protein → MMRSKAFKRAFLTLLLIVPLAASAQYRLEGTILDESTGQPIVSAEIYDNEAGKSFRTNKQGKFVIENLPADDYLLYIYKLGYRIITLPLEVRSDTSITIQMEALSETLTEVAVIDQRDEFYGLKRLREVEGTAIYAGKKTEVISLSNKIANIAANNPRQIYAQVSGLNIYESNDAGLQLNIGGRGLDPSRSSNFNVRQNGYDISADVLGYPESYYTPPAEALSEIQIVRGAASLQYGTQFGGLVNFRMKKPVRDKTAEFRSRQSTGSNNLFTSFNSLSGTVGKLGYYGYYHYKTGDGFRPNSGFESDNIYLYTDLELGEKTTIYADFTYLDYLAQQPGGLTDVQFYRNPDFSNRSRNWFRVDWKLASAGLEHRFNYKKRLTFKIFGLDASREALGFRTNRVSQTDDLSAPRDLIIGTFRNFGSEVRYLQRYTLGNRNAVFLIGAKYYQSENTSVQGPGTNSSDADFFLATDQYPDYPNQSDFIFPNRNLALFGEHIFYLQDNLSITPGFRFEYIRTESKGNFQRVNFDLAGNPIQNDTFDDNRVFDRNFLLLGTGISYLPSPEVEIYGNLSSNYRSVTFNDIRIVNPTFQVDPDIRDESGYTADLGIRGRIGETLSYDINGFGLWYNDRLGEVLRPETRINAEGVVEETGRIVRFRGNIGTAFMYGLESLAEWNILQSVGIRNKDLKLSTFVNVALTRSEYLKSEIPGVESNEVEFTPLVNLKSGVNFGYRNLLLSLQYTYVSVQFTDASNAEQNINDNQSGIRGEIPAYDVMDLSLSWSYGIFRMETGINNVLNKNYFTRRATGYPGPGIIPSQPRTWYFTLQMNIGK, encoded by the coding sequence ATGATGAGATCAAAGGCCTTTAAGAGAGCATTTTTGACATTACTTCTTATCGTCCCCCTGGCTGCCAGCGCACAGTACAGATTGGAGGGGACAATTCTGGACGAATCGACCGGGCAGCCTATTGTCAGCGCTGAGATCTATGATAATGAGGCCGGAAAGTCTTTCAGAACTAACAAACAGGGAAAGTTTGTCATTGAGAACCTCCCCGCAGATGATTACCTGCTGTATATTTATAAGCTGGGATACAGGATCATCACCCTGCCTTTGGAAGTACGTTCCGATACTTCAATAACCATCCAGATGGAAGCTTTATCAGAAACACTAACTGAAGTTGCGGTCATTGATCAGCGTGATGAATTTTACGGTCTCAAAAGGCTGCGTGAGGTGGAAGGAACTGCGATCTATGCTGGTAAAAAGACCGAGGTAATATCCCTCTCCAACAAGATCGCTAATATTGCCGCAAATAATCCTCGTCAAATCTATGCACAGGTGAGCGGGCTGAATATCTATGAATCCAATGACGCAGGCTTACAACTTAACATAGGAGGGCGTGGTCTGGATCCCAGCCGGTCGTCCAATTTCAATGTCCGCCAGAACGGCTACGATATCAGTGCTGATGTACTGGGTTACCCTGAAAGCTATTATACTCCTCCTGCAGAAGCACTCAGTGAAATACAGATCGTTCGGGGAGCCGCTTCCTTGCAATACGGAACCCAGTTTGGCGGGCTTGTAAATTTTAGAATGAAAAAACCGGTCAGAGATAAAACGGCAGAATTCAGAAGCCGTCAATCGACCGGTTCCAACAACTTGTTCACCTCATTTAACAGCCTGAGCGGGACGGTCGGCAAACTTGGTTATTACGGATATTACCATTACAAAACCGGAGATGGTTTCCGCCCCAATTCCGGTTTCGAGTCTGACAATATATACTTGTATACCGATCTTGAACTGGGGGAAAAGACCACGATCTATGCTGATTTCACCTATCTTGATTACCTGGCTCAGCAGCCCGGCGGTTTGACCGATGTTCAGTTTTACCGGAATCCGGATTTTAGTAACCGAAGCAGAAACTGGTTCCGGGTTGACTGGAAACTGGCATCTGCCGGGCTTGAGCACCGTTTCAATTATAAGAAACGGCTCACTTTCAAGATCTTCGGGCTTGATGCTTCCCGCGAAGCATTAGGTTTCAGGACAAACCGGGTATCGCAGACCGATGATCTATCTGCCCCCAGAGATCTGATCATTGGCACCTTCAGAAATTTCGGTTCGGAAGTACGTTACCTTCAGAGATATACACTGGGAAACCGAAATGCAGTTTTTCTGATCGGAGCAAAATATTACCAGTCCGAAAATACTTCTGTTCAGGGACCGGGAACCAATTCCTCCGATGCCGATTTTTTCCTGGCAACCGATCAGTATCCTGATTATCCGAACCAGTCAGACTTTATCTTCCCTAATCGAAATCTGGCTCTCTTCGGAGAGCATATTTTCTATCTGCAGGATAATTTATCTATAACACCCGGTTTTCGCTTTGAATACATCAGGACGGAAAGTAAGGGAAATTTTCAGCGGGTGAATTTTGACCTCGCGGGAAATCCTATTCAAAACGACACCTTTGATGACAACCGGGTTTTTGACCGGAACTTTTTATTGCTGGGTACTGGAATCAGTTACCTTCCATCACCGGAAGTTGAGATCTACGGAAATCTTTCATCCAATTACCGTTCGGTCACCTTTAATGACATTCGAATTGTTAATCCTACTTTTCAGGTTGATCCCGATATCCGCGATGAAAGCGGGTATACCGCAGATCTGGGTATCCGAGGAAGGATCGGAGAAACCCTTTCTTACGATATAAACGGTTTCGGACTCTGGTATAATGACCGGCTGGGTGAAGTTCTAAGACCGGAAACGCGCATAAATGCTGAGGGAGTGGTAGAAGAGACAGGAAGGATCGTCCGGTTCAGAGGAAATATTGGCACCGCCTTTATGTACGGTTTAGAGAGTCTGGCAGAGTGGAATATTCTTCAAAGTGTCGGTATCCGTAATAAAGACCTGAAACTCAGTACATTCGTTAATGTTGCGCTGACCCGTTCTGAGTACCTGAAATCTGAAATACCCGGAGTGGAAAGCAATGAAGTGGAGTTCACCCCTTTGGTGAATTTAAAATCCGGGGTGAACTTCGGCTACAGAAATTTACTACTGAGTCTTCAGTACACCTATGTATCCGTTCAGTTTACGGATGCTTCCAATGCTGAACAGAATATCAATGATAACCAGAGTGGTATACGCGGAGAGATCCCGGCCTATGATGTCATGGATCTGTCCTTATCCTGGAGCTACGGTATTTTCAGAATGGAAACAGGTATCAATAATGTATTAAATAAGAACTATTTCACACGGAGGGCAACCGGTTATCCGGGTCCCGGAATAATACCATCACAACCACGCACCTGGTATTTCACACTTCAAATGAACATTGGCAAATAA
- a CDS encoding imelysin family protein translates to MRKLSFLFITILFLGVSCGDNTPSGPSPDDFDRQAILINWSDNIIIPAFRNMSTESAGLRSETESFVQSPTVQNLTSLREAWETAYLAFQHVSMFEMGVAMDLRYRDNLNIYPTNPDEIEESINSGSWNFDLPSLNDSQGFPALDYLINGLAATDAEIVEFYTTNPAAEQYRSYLLDLTLRIETLTNTVLEDWTSGYRDEFVNNSGNGANASLDMMVNDYIYYYERNLRAGKIGIPAGVFSGNPLSTHVEAYYSDGFSKALFMESLTAVRNFFNGDHFDSQNSGESLSSYLQYLQSMKESVDLSTLIDEQFVSAENAAAALSPDFRQQVEDDNTLMLATYDQLQANVVLLKVDMLQSLNINVDYVDADGD, encoded by the coding sequence ATGAGAAAACTTAGTTTCTTATTCATAACCATTTTATTTCTTGGTGTTTCTTGTGGTGACAATACTCCCAGTGGTCCATCACCGGATGATTTCGATAGGCAGGCCATCCTGATCAACTGGTCTGACAACATTATTATTCCGGCATTCAGAAACATGAGTACGGAGAGCGCGGGACTTAGGTCTGAAACTGAGTCTTTTGTTCAGTCTCCGACAGTACAAAACCTCACTTCACTGCGGGAAGCATGGGAAACCGCTTACCTGGCATTTCAGCATGTATCTATGTTTGAAATGGGTGTCGCCATGGATCTTCGTTATCGTGATAACCTGAACATTTATCCGACCAACCCCGATGAGATCGAAGAAAGCATCAACAGCGGCAGCTGGAATTTTGATCTTCCATCTTTGAATGACAGCCAGGGTTTTCCAGCACTGGATTATTTGATAAACGGCCTTGCTGCTACGGATGCTGAGATCGTGGAATTCTACACCACTAATCCCGCTGCCGAGCAATATCGCAGCTACTTGCTTGATCTAACCCTGCGTATTGAAACCCTGACAAATACGGTACTTGAGGACTGGACCTCAGGTTATAGGGATGAATTCGTAAATAATTCCGGTAATGGTGCTAATGCGTCACTCGACATGATGGTCAATGACTATATCTACTATTATGAACGTAACTTACGCGCCGGAAAGATCGGTATCCCCGCCGGAGTATTTTCTGGCAACCCATTGAGTACACACGTGGAGGCCTATTACTCCGATGGTTTCTCTAAGGCATTATTTATGGAGTCTCTTACCGCAGTAAGGAATTTCTTTAACGGTGATCATTTTGATTCACAAAACAGTGGTGAAAGTCTGAGTTCATACCTTCAGTATCTGCAGTCTATGAAGGAATCCGTTGATCTCTCCACTCTGATCGACGAACAATTTGTATCCGCAGAAAATGCTGCAGCAGCACTTTCTCCCGACTTCAGACAGCAGGTAGAAGACGACAATACTCTTATGCTTGCTACCTACGATCAGCTGCAGGCAAATGTGGTTCTCCTGAAAGTAGACATGCTGCAATCACTTAATATTAATGTAGATTATGTAGATGCAGATGGAGACTGA